A region of the Sinorhizobium arboris LMG 14919 genome:
ACAGGCCGCCCCCGTCATCGGGGTCGCCGCCTCTTGGGAGTCGGATTTCGACACCGGCGAGCCGGTCGGTCTCGAGACGCTTGTCGCCAAGCGCATGATCGTTCCGACGGAGCGCCCGAAGACAGGTATGATCGGCACGGCAGTCGGCGCCGTCGCAAGCGTCATCCCCGATTCGCTGAAGCCGTCAAAAACACCGACGAGCTCGCGGCCCGAGCTGGACCGGCTGATCAAATATTATGCAGATCTGAACGGTCTTCCCCTGGAGCTCGTACATCGGGTGGTCAAGCGCGAGAGCAATTACAATCCGCGCGCCTATAGCAAAGGCAATTACGGGTTGATGCAGATTCGCTACAACACCGCCAGAGGCCTCGGCTACGACGGGCCGGCCGAAGGCCTCTTCGATGCGGAAACCAACCTGAAATACGCGACCAAATACCTGCGCGGCGCGTGGATGGTTGCCGACAACCATCACGACGGCGCGGTGAAGCTCTATGCCAGCGGCTACTATTACCATGCCAAACGCAAGGGGATGCTGGACGAGCTGAATATGAGGTGAGCGCAAAGAGCGGTGGGTCCATGACCTCACTCAGTCGAGCGCATCGATTATCCTCGCATTCAGCTTCTGCACGTCGTAGCCGAGGCGCGACGGTGTCAGCCCCAGGCGTACGACCGCCAGACGAAGCGAGGGGACGAGCATGATCGCCTGCCCGTCATGCCCAAGCATCCAGAACGTGTCGGGCGGAAAGTTTGCCGTTCCGGCGCGAGTACCATTTTCCTGGAGCCAGACCTGGCCGGAGCCGTAGTCGCCGCCGGAAGCCGACGAGGGCGTGCGCATAAAGGACACGTAACCTTCCGGCAGGAGCCGCCTCCCCTTCCAGCTCCCGTCCTGCAGCAGAAATTCGGCAAATCGCGCCCAATCCTGCGCCGACGCATACATGTAGGAGGAGCCCACGAAGGTACCGCTCGCATCCGTCTCCATCACGGCGCTCGTCATCCCAAGCGGGGCGAAGAGCGCCTCGCGCGGGTAGGAGAGCGCCTCGGCCGGATCGTCGAATGTCTGCATCCAGAGGCGGGACAGAAGATTGCTCGTGCCGCTCGAATAGGCGAATTTTGTGCCCGGAGGCGCTGCCAGCGACTTCGAGGCGACGAAGCCGGCCATGTCGCTTTCCAGATAGAGCATGCGCGTCACGTCCGTGACGTCGCCATAATCCTCGTTGAATGCGAGGCCGCTCTGCATCGCGAGAAGATCGGCAAGCTTGATGCGGGCCCGCGCGTCGCCGCTCCATTCGGCCATCAGATTGGTCCGGGCCAGATCCATCCGCCCATCGGCAATGCGCAGGCCGATGATGGCCGCCGTCACGGACTTCGTCATCGACCAGCCGAGCAAGGGTGTGTTCCGGTCGAATCCTGGCGCATAGGTTTCGGCGACCAGCCTGCCGTCCCTGACGACTGCGATCGCGCGCAGACCCGGCCCCGCCAGGGCCGGGTCTTCGATCAGCATTTGGATGCTCGGATCGATCTGAGACTTGCCCCCGTCCGGCCAGTTGACGTTCGGATCGACGGCGAGAGGCGCCGTTGCAGCCCCCGTCCCGCGCGTTCCCGCGATCGCCTCGGCGCTGCCTCCGCTCACATTGGCGCATCCCCGGCCGGGACGGTAGACGGCCCGAGCGGGTGCGGCAAAGCCCAGCATACGCGCGGTAACGCTCTGCCCTTCGCGGTCGACGGAAACGCGCACGAGCTTGAGCAGCGGATGCCCGGGCGCCTGGACATCTTCCGCCAGAACCTCCTGCGGATCCCGCCGCGCAAGGAATACATTGGAGCAGACAATTTTGGCGGCGTAGCCGTCGCCCACCTTGAGGAGTTCGGGCGGAAACAGCGCCAGCCAGCCGACGAAGCCAGCAACTGCCGCAACCGCCAAGCCGCCGAGCGTCTTCAGCAGACCCTTCATTCCCGCCCTCCTGCTTCCGATTGCGTGTCCCTGCGACGAAACATGCAGCCGATCGAAGTGCTACAGCAGCTTCGCGCGACCGCTGCACAAGACAATTGCATATTGGATCTGGCGCACGCTTTTTCCACTCTCGTTCCCGTGCCCGTCGTAGCGATAACGATGGCATGAGAAGCCCTGCCACCCCACAACCGACAACGCCCGGGTCTGTAGAAGGAAACAGAATTCGATCGAAAGAAAAAGCCCCCAATGGATGCGGCGCGGCCGATGGGGGGCGGTCGAAACGTGCGCAGCCTGTGCGAAACCTCGTCATCAAAGTGTAGCGGAGTCACCTTAGAAGCGGCTCAGTTTCAACTGGACGACAGGCAAGATGACCGACTTCGCCCCAGATGCCGGCTTCGGCAAGAAGAACCCGAAACTGAAGAGCGCGCTCCTGCAGCATAAAGCTCTCTCCCTCGCCGGTCTCTCCGAACGCCTGTTCGGACTGCTCTTTTCCGGGCTCGTCTATCCGCAGATTTGGGAAGACCCGATCGTCGACATGGAGGCGATGCGGATCCGTCCTGGACATCGCATCGTGACAATCGGTTCCGGCGGCTGCAACGTGCTGACCTATCTCTCCGCCGGGCCGGCCCGGATCGACGTGGTCGATCTCAATCCCCATCATATTGCGCTGAACCGGCTGAAGCTCGCGGCCTTTCGCCACCTGCCGAGCCACAAGGACGTGGTGCGGTTCCTCGCCGTCGAAGGAACGCGCTCGAACAGCCAGGCCTACGACGTGTTCTTGGCGCCGAAGCTCGATCCGGCAACCCGCGCCTACTGGAACGGCCGCGATCTCGCCGGCCGCCGGCGCATCGGCGTCTTCACGCGCAACATCTACCGCACCGGCCTGCTCGGCCGGTTCATTGCCGCAAGCCATCTTCTCGCACGGCTGCATGGAATCAACCCGGAAGACTTCGTAAAAGCGCGCTCCATGCGCGAACAGCGGCAGTTCTTCGACGATAAGCTCGCTCCGCTCTTCGAGCGGCCGGTGATCCGCTGGATCACTTGCCGGAAGAGCTCGCTCTTCGGCCTCGGCATCCCGCCGCAGCAATTCGACGAACTCGCGAGCCTGAGCCGGGAGAAATCCGTCGCCGCGGTGCTGCGCCACCGGCTGGAAAAGCTGACCTGTCATTTTCCCTTGCGCGAAAACTATTTCGCCTGGCAAGCCTTCGCGCGGCGTTATCCGCGGCCGGACGAGGGCGACTTGCCGCCCTATCTTCAGGCTTCGCGATACGAAGCAATTCGCAGCAACGCGGAGCGCGTCGAGGTCCACCATGCAAGCTTCACCGAGCTTCTCGCCGGCAAGCCCGCCGCCTCCGTCGACCGCTACGTGCTTCTCGACGCGCAGGACTGGATGAGCGATCAACAATTGAACGACCTCTGGACCGAGATCACCCGCACCGCCGACGCCGGAGCCGCCGTGATCTTCCGCACGGCGGCAGAGGCGAGCATCCTGCCAGGGCGCCTCTCCACCGCCCTGCTCGATCAGTGGCACTATGATGCCGAGTCTTCTGCCCGGCTCGGTGCTGAGGACCGTTCGGCAATTTATGGCGGCTTCCACATTTACCGGAAGAAGGCCTGAACGCCGTGCAGACCGCGGATGAAGGCCACGCCCACCTCATGGATCGCATGTATCGCTACCAGCGATACATCTATGATATCACGCGCAAATACTATCTCTTCGGCCGCGACACGCTGATCCGTGAATTGAGCCCGCCGCCGGGTGCATCCGTGCTTGAAGTCGGCTGCGGCACGGGCCGCAATCTCGCCATGATCGGGAATCTCTACCCCGGTGCACGCCTCTTCGGCCTCGATATCTCGGCCGAGATGCTGGCGACCGCCAGGACCAAGCTCCGGAGGCAGGGCCGGACGGACGCCGTATTGCGCGTCGCGGACGCGACCAACTTCACGGCCGCATCCTTCGACCAGGATGGGTTCGACCGGATCGTCATCTCCTACGCCCTGTCGATGGTTCCCGAATGGGAAAAAGCGATCGATGCAGCGATCGCCGCTCTTACGCCGGGCGGCTCGCTGCATGTTGCCGACTTCGGCCAGCAGGAAGGTTGGCCGGCCGGCTTCCGCCGCCTCCTCCAGACTTGGCTCGGACGTTTCCACGTCACCCCGCGCGAATCGCTCTTCGACGTGATGCACGAAAAGGCCGAGAGAAATGGAGCTGCGCTCGAGGTCAGATCGCTGGGACGTGGTTATGCCTGGCTCGCAGTCTATCGCAGCGCAGCGCTTTAGGGGCGACGGAGGAGAGCGTCCGGTGCAATTCACACTTGAGCTAACGCAATTTTTACGATGATATGGTGAAAAGGAGGTCACGCCTCCCTGGGGGACATCATCAATCATGGAAACCATCGCGTGAGGCAGGATCGTCGTTCGTCTCCAAACGGAACCCCCATGCGCCGGCTTCTCCTGGCTTTGTTGCCCATCGCCACCATTCTCTCCTCCTGCACCTCCACCGATTACGACCTCGTCAAGACGGCTTCCATACAGCCGCGCTTCCACGATACCGATCCGCAGGACTTCGGCGACCGCACGCCGCACCATCACAGTGTCCACGGGATCGACGTCTCCAAGTGGAATGGCGACATCGATTGGCGCAAGGTGAAGAGTTCCGGCGTATCCTTCGCATTCATCAAGGCGACCGAGGGCAAGGACCGGCTCGACACGCGCTTCCACGAATACTGGCAGCAGGCGCGTGCCGTCGGTCTCGCCTATGCGCCCTATCATTTCTTTTATTTCTGCTCCACCGCCGACGCCCAGGCCGACTGGTTCATTGCCAACGTACCGAAGAGCGCCGTCCATCTGCCGCCCGTCCTGGACGTCGAATGGAATGGCGAATCCAAGACCTGCCGCCACCGGCCCTCGCCCGAAACCGTGCGGTCCGAAATGAAGCGGTTCATGGACCGGCTCGAGGCCCACTACGGCAAACGGCCGATCATCTACACGTCCGTCGACTTCCACCGCGACAATCTGGTCGGCGCCTTCAACGACTATCATTTCTGGGTGCGCTCGGTCGCCAAGCACCCGAAGGACATCTACGTCGATCGCCGCTGGGCCTTCTGGCAATATACCAGCACCGGCGTGATCCCCGGCATCCAGGGCAGCACCGATATCAACGCCTTCGCCGGTTCCTCAAGGAACTGGCAGAAGTGGGTCGCGACCGTTTCGCAGACAAGGTAGACCAGACGACCGCGCGGCATGGTCCGCATTTTCTTCATTCGGTCATAATGCTTTGAGAGAGCATCGATAGATTTCGTCTTCGACAGGCTTCAGGCCCGGCGGCATTCCTGTTCGGCCGGCCATGGAAAGGAATTGTAATGACAGGCACAGCCCGCAAAGCCCTTCTCTCCTTTGGATTACTCGCGATTGCGGGCGCGCCGGCTCTGGCGCAAGCCCCGGCTCAGCCAGAGAATCCGGCCGCTGCGTGCGGCGGCGAGCTCGGCGCTTTCCTCGAAGGCGTCAGGGCCGAAGCGGTCGCAAAGGGCATTCCCGCAGAGGTCGCCGACCGGGCTCTTGCAGGTACCGCAATCGATCAGAAGGTGCTCAGCCGCGACCGCACGCAGGGCGTGTTCAAGCAGACCTTCACCGAGTTCTCGAAACGGACCGTCAGCAAGTCGCGCCTCGACATCGGTACGCAGAAGATGCGGGAATATGCCGATGTCTTCGCCCGGGCCGAGCAGGAATTCGGCGTTCCGGCGCCCGTGATCACGGCATTCTGGGCGATGGAG
Encoded here:
- a CDS encoding lytic transglycosylase domain-containing protein; translation: MANFRTPLSKRALAAVSLMSLAVASGCSTVEHTSLAELTAVQTVTPLPKPGTETTAYALPAPIGATESTSAALAAQSASAVPAGAAAASNSQAVTPATDTTLAFAAPQSVAVPAAKPAQAFDVAMAAPASADLSRAAASPAPETAAEQAAPVIGVAASWESDFDTGEPVGLETLVAKRMIVPTERPKTGMIGTAVGAVASVIPDSLKPSKTPTSSRPELDRLIKYYADLNGLPLELVHRVVKRESNYNPRAYSKGNYGLMQIRYNTARGLGYDGPAEGLFDAETNLKYATKYLRGAWMVADNHHDGAVKLYASGYYYHAKRKGMLDELNMR
- a CDS encoding serine hydrolase domain-containing protein, with product MKGLLKTLGGLAVAAVAGFVGWLALFPPELLKVGDGYAAKIVCSNVFLARRDPQEVLAEDVQAPGHPLLKLVRVSVDREGQSVTARMLGFAAPARAVYRPGRGCANVSGGSAEAIAGTRGTGAATAPLAVDPNVNWPDGGKSQIDPSIQMLIEDPALAGPGLRAIAVVRDGRLVAETYAPGFDRNTPLLGWSMTKSVTAAIIGLRIADGRMDLARTNLMAEWSGDARARIKLADLLAMQSGLAFNEDYGDVTDVTRMLYLESDMAGFVASKSLAAPPGTKFAYSSGTSNLLSRLWMQTFDDPAEALSYPREALFAPLGMTSAVMETDASGTFVGSSYMYASAQDWARFAEFLLQDGSWKGRRLLPEGYVSFMRTPSSASGGDYGSGQVWLQENGTRAGTANFPPDTFWMLGHDGQAIMLVPSLRLAVVRLGLTPSRLGYDVQKLNARIIDALD
- a CDS encoding DUF3419 family protein, whose protein sequence is MTDFAPDAGFGKKNPKLKSALLQHKALSLAGLSERLFGLLFSGLVYPQIWEDPIVDMEAMRIRPGHRIVTIGSGGCNVLTYLSAGPARIDVVDLNPHHIALNRLKLAAFRHLPSHKDVVRFLAVEGTRSNSQAYDVFLAPKLDPATRAYWNGRDLAGRRRIGVFTRNIYRTGLLGRFIAASHLLARLHGINPEDFVKARSMREQRQFFDDKLAPLFERPVIRWITCRKSSLFGLGIPPQQFDELASLSREKSVAAVLRHRLEKLTCHFPLRENYFAWQAFARRYPRPDEGDLPPYLQASRYEAIRSNAERVEVHHASFTELLAGKPAASVDRYVLLDAQDWMSDQQLNDLWTEITRTADAGAAVIFRTAAEASILPGRLSTALLDQWHYDAESSARLGAEDRSAIYGGFHIYRKKA
- a CDS encoding class I SAM-dependent methyltransferase, with product MNAVQTADEGHAHLMDRMYRYQRYIYDITRKYYLFGRDTLIRELSPPPGASVLEVGCGTGRNLAMIGNLYPGARLFGLDISAEMLATARTKLRRQGRTDAVLRVADATNFTAASFDQDGFDRIVISYALSMVPEWEKAIDAAIAALTPGGSLHVADFGQQEGWPAGFRRLLQTWLGRFHVTPRESLFDVMHEKAERNGAALEVRSLGRGYAWLAVYRSAAL
- a CDS encoding glycoside hydrolase family 25 protein; amino-acid sequence: MRRLLLALLPIATILSSCTSTDYDLVKTASIQPRFHDTDPQDFGDRTPHHHSVHGIDVSKWNGDIDWRKVKSSGVSFAFIKATEGKDRLDTRFHEYWQQARAVGLAYAPYHFFYFCSTADAQADWFIANVPKSAVHLPPVLDVEWNGESKTCRHRPSPETVRSEMKRFMDRLEAHYGKRPIIYTSVDFHRDNLVGAFNDYHFWVRSVAKHPKDIYVDRRWAFWQYTSTGVIPGIQGSTDINAFAGSSRNWQKWVATVSQTR